A genomic region of Helicoverpa armigera isolate CAAS_96S chromosome 31, ASM3070526v1, whole genome shotgun sequence contains the following coding sequences:
- the LOC110380264 gene encoding possible lysine-specific histone demethylase 1 isoform X1, with the protein MFWLSVVLCAVAVRGNPTPATMPEAYDTIIIGMGAAGCTAASTLSKAGKRVLGLEAMDRVGGRVNTVPFGDGVVELGAEWIHGQFPSRVYDLAIQNNVSILPQDLDFDVYRSDGSSGDKQLLNELMTFSLGVVDDPPEVPEPLGQYITKRLMDYIKTNHPALLQDKDFIDNLLEFLDLVIDNYESSNSWNDVSTETRYAELDGHQHMSWHRNGYKTLFQILLNTYNNGPGYPTLDIKLKKEVSQISWPQDPNADVVVTCTDGTTYRAKNVIVTVSLGVLKERHTSIFSPSLPKDKAEAIDKLAIGVVDKIVLLFPKAWWPKTATFFGFIWNGEEKAKVSKEDLWTTKIFGASSPMGSLHALTLWTSGDGAKLVETLPEDVVKRKVMELVRRFMGKGKTIPEPIAMLRSSWFSNPYTRGSYTYDNILTPQYPNARATLAEPLLDSSGAPRVLFAGEATDNTHFSTVHGATDTGFREANRLLPTAKL; encoded by the exons CGCCACAATGCCGGAAGCCTATGACACCATCATCATAGGCATGGGGGCAGCTGGCTGCACGGCTGCTTCCACGCTCAGCAAGGCTGGCAAGCGAGTGCTGGGGTTAGAAGCCATGGACAGGGTCGGGGGCCGAGTTAACACTGTGCCTTTTGGGGACGGTGTTGTTGAGTTGGGGGCGGAGTG GATTCACGGCCAGTTCCCTTCCCGAGTCTACGACTTAGCGATCCAGAACAACGTGTCAATCCTCCCTCAAGACCTGGACTTCGACGTGTACCGCTCAGACGGCAGCTCCGGCGACAAACAGCTGCTGAACGAGCTCATGACCTTCAGCTTGGGGGTCGTGGATGACCCGCCTGAAGTGCCCGAACCGCTGGGGCAGTATATCACCAAGCG CCTAATGGACTACATAAAAACGAACCACCCAGCCCTCCTCCAAGACAAAGACTTCATAGACAACCTCCTAGAGTTCCTAGACCTAGTCATAGACAACTACGAGTCTTCCAACTCCTGGAACGATGTGTCTACGGAGACGAGGTATGCGGAGCTGGATGGACATCAGCACATGAGTTGGCATAGGAATGGATATAAGACGCTGTTTCAGATTTTGTTG AACACCTACAACAATGGACCAGGCTACCCTACCTTAGACATTAAGCTGAAGAAGGAAGTCTCCCAGATCTCCTGGCCCCAGGATCCCAACGCTGATGTAGTGGTAACATGTACTGATGGTACAACCTATAGAGCGAAGAATGTCATCGTTACCGTGTCTTTGGGAGTATTGAAGGAGAG ACACACGTCAATATTTTCGCCAAGTCTCCCAAAAGACAAAGCTGAGGCTATCGACAAACTAGCTATTGGGGTCGTCGATAAGATCGTACTACTTTTCCCAAAAGCATGGTGGCCAAAAACAGCTACTTTCTTTGGCTTTATATGGAACGGGGAGGAAAAGGCGAAAGTCTCTAAAGAGGACTTGTGGACTACTAAGATATTTGGGGCGAGTTCCCCAATGGGGTCGTTGCACGCACTAACGTTGTGGACAAGTGGAGATGGGGCTAAGTTG GTGGAAACCTTACCTGAAGATGTCGTAAAGAGGAAAGTAATGGAACTCGTGAGGAGGTTCATGGGCAAAGGCAAGACTATACCGGAGCCTATTGCTATGCTCAG GTCATCATGGTTCTCAAACCCTTACACCCGCGGCAGCTATACCTACGACAACATTTTGACTCCACAATACCCCAACGCTAGGGCTACTCTGGCCGAGCCCCTACTAGACAGCAGCGGAGCCCCACGCGTGTTATTCGCGGGCGAAGCCACCGACAACACACATTTCTCGACCGTTCACGGCGCTACGGACACGGGTTTCAGGGAAGCCAACAGGTTACTGCCGACGGCTAAATTGTAA
- the LOC110380264 gene encoding possible lysine-specific histone demethylase 1 isoform X4, with translation MFWLSVVLCAVAVRGNPTPATMPEAYDTIIIGMGAAGCTAASTLSKAGKRVLGLEAMDRVGGRVNTVPFGDGVVELGAEWIHGQFPSRVYDLAIQNNVSILPQDLDFDVYRSDGSSGDKQLLNELMTFSLGVVDDPPEVPEPLGQYITKRLMDYIKTNHPALLQDKDFIDNLLEFLDLVIDNYESSNSWNDVSTETRYAELDGHQHMSWHRNGYKTLFQILLNTYNNGPGYPTLDIKLKKEVSQISWPQDPNADVVVTCTDGTTYRAKNVIVTVSLGVLKERHNTLFSPQLPQAKVTAIDKLSIGVVGKVILEFENAWWDSNRSFAFLWKNDDKNSLSDDEKWVTNFSGVSPPMGNSKSITLWSNGEVTKLVETLPEDVVKRKVMELVRRFMGKGKTIPEPIAMLRSSWFSNPYTRGSYTYDNILTPQYPNARATLAEPLLDSSGAPRVLFAGEATDNTHFSTVHGATDTGFREANRLLPTAKL, from the exons CGCCACAATGCCGGAAGCCTATGACACCATCATCATAGGCATGGGGGCAGCTGGCTGCACGGCTGCTTCCACGCTCAGCAAGGCTGGCAAGCGAGTGCTGGGGTTAGAAGCCATGGACAGGGTCGGGGGCCGAGTTAACACTGTGCCTTTTGGGGACGGTGTTGTTGAGTTGGGGGCGGAGTG GATTCACGGCCAGTTCCCTTCCCGAGTCTACGACTTAGCGATCCAGAACAACGTGTCAATCCTCCCTCAAGACCTGGACTTCGACGTGTACCGCTCAGACGGCAGCTCCGGCGACAAACAGCTGCTGAACGAGCTCATGACCTTCAGCTTGGGGGTCGTGGATGACCCGCCTGAAGTGCCCGAACCGCTGGGGCAGTATATCACCAAGCG CCTAATGGACTACATAAAAACGAACCACCCAGCCCTCCTCCAAGACAAAGACTTCATAGACAACCTCCTAGAGTTCCTAGACCTAGTCATAGACAACTACGAGTCTTCCAACTCCTGGAACGATGTGTCTACGGAGACGAGGTATGCGGAGCTGGATGGACATCAGCACATGAGTTGGCATAGGAATGGATATAAGACGCTGTTTCAGATTTTGTTG AACACCTACAACAATGGACCAGGCTACCCTACCTTAGACATTAAGCTGAAGAAGGAAGTCTCCCAGATCTCCTGGCCCCAGGATCCCAACGCTGATGTAGTGGTAACATGTACTGATGGTACAACCTATAGAGCGAAGAATGTCATCGTTACCGTGTCTTTGGGAGTATTGAAGGAGAG ACACAACACCCTCTTCTCACCACAATTACCTCAAGCAAAAGTGACAGCCATAGACAAATTGTCTATAGGCGTCGTAGGAAAGGTTATACTTGAATTCGAAAACGCCTGGTGGGACAGCAACAGATCTTTCGCATTTCTTTGGAAAAATGATGACAAAAACAGCTTGAGTGATGACGAAAAATGGGTGACGAATTTCAGTGGCGTTTCCCCCCCAATGGGGAATAGCAAGTCTATTACCCTGTGGTCTAATGGGGAAGTCACTAAATTG GTGGAAACCTTACCTGAAGATGTCGTAAAGAGGAAAGTAATGGAACTCGTGAGGAGGTTCATGGGCAAAGGCAAGACTATACCGGAGCCTATTGCTATGCTCAG GTCATCATGGTTCTCAAACCCTTACACCCGCGGCAGCTATACCTACGACAACATTTTGACTCCACAATACCCCAACGCTAGGGCTACTCTGGCCGAGCCCCTACTAGACAGCAGCGGAGCCCCACGCGTGTTATTCGCGGGCGAAGCCACCGACAACACACATTTCTCGACCGTTCACGGCGCTACGGACACGGGTTTCAGGGAAGCCAACAGGTTACTGCCGACGGCTAAATTGTAA
- the LOC110380264 gene encoding possible lysine-specific histone demethylase 1 isoform X6, producing the protein MPEAYDTIIIGMGAAGCTAASTLSKAGKRVLGLEAMDRVGGRVNTVPFGDGVVELGAEWIHGQFPSRVYDLAIQNNVSILPQDLDFDVYRSDGSSGDKQLLNELMTFSLGVVDDPPEVPEPLGQYITKRLMDYIKTNHPALLQDKDFIDNLLEFLDLVIDNYESSNSWNDVSTETRYAELDGHQHMSWHRNGYKTLFQILLNTYNNGPGYPTLDIKLKKEVSQISWPQDPNADVVVTCTDGTTYRAKNVIVTVSLGVLKERHTSIFSPSLPKDKAEAIDKLAIGVVDKIVLLFPKAWWPKTATFFGFIWNGEEKAKVSKEDLWTTKIFGASSPMGSLHALTLWTSGDGAKLVETLPEDVVKRKVMELVRRFMGKGKTIPEPIAMLRSSWFSNPYTRGSYTYDNILTPQYPNARATLAEPLLDSSGAPRVLFAGEATDNTHFSTVHGATDTGFREANRLLPTAKL; encoded by the exons ATGCCGGAAGCCTATGACACCATCATCATAGGCATGGGGGCAGCTGGCTGCACGGCTGCTTCCACGCTCAGCAAGGCTGGCAAGCGAGTGCTGGGGTTAGAAGCCATGGACAGGGTCGGGGGCCGAGTTAACACTGTGCCTTTTGGGGACGGTGTTGTTGAGTTGGGGGCGGAGTG GATTCACGGCCAGTTCCCTTCCCGAGTCTACGACTTAGCGATCCAGAACAACGTGTCAATCCTCCCTCAAGACCTGGACTTCGACGTGTACCGCTCAGACGGCAGCTCCGGCGACAAACAGCTGCTGAACGAGCTCATGACCTTCAGCTTGGGGGTCGTGGATGACCCGCCTGAAGTGCCCGAACCGCTGGGGCAGTATATCACCAAGCG CCTAATGGACTACATAAAAACGAACCACCCAGCCCTCCTCCAAGACAAAGACTTCATAGACAACCTCCTAGAGTTCCTAGACCTAGTCATAGACAACTACGAGTCTTCCAACTCCTGGAACGATGTGTCTACGGAGACGAGGTATGCGGAGCTGGATGGACATCAGCACATGAGTTGGCATAGGAATGGATATAAGACGCTGTTTCAGATTTTGTTG AACACCTACAACAATGGACCAGGCTACCCTACCTTAGACATTAAGCTGAAGAAGGAAGTCTCCCAGATCTCCTGGCCCCAGGATCCCAACGCTGATGTAGTGGTAACATGTACTGATGGTACAACCTATAGAGCGAAGAATGTCATCGTTACCGTGTCTTTGGGAGTATTGAAGGAGAG ACACACGTCAATATTTTCGCCAAGTCTCCCAAAAGACAAAGCTGAGGCTATCGACAAACTAGCTATTGGGGTCGTCGATAAGATCGTACTACTTTTCCCAAAAGCATGGTGGCCAAAAACAGCTACTTTCTTTGGCTTTATATGGAACGGGGAGGAAAAGGCGAAAGTCTCTAAAGAGGACTTGTGGACTACTAAGATATTTGGGGCGAGTTCCCCAATGGGGTCGTTGCACGCACTAACGTTGTGGACAAGTGGAGATGGGGCTAAGTTG GTGGAAACCTTACCTGAAGATGTCGTAAAGAGGAAAGTAATGGAACTCGTGAGGAGGTTCATGGGCAAAGGCAAGACTATACCGGAGCCTATTGCTATGCTCAG GTCATCATGGTTCTCAAACCCTTACACCCGCGGCAGCTATACCTACGACAACATTTTGACTCCACAATACCCCAACGCTAGGGCTACTCTGGCCGAGCCCCTACTAGACAGCAGCGGAGCCCCACGCGTGTTATTCGCGGGCGAAGCCACCGACAACACACATTTCTCGACCGTTCACGGCGCTACGGACACGGGTTTCAGGGAAGCCAACAGGTTACTGCCGACGGCTAAATTGTAA
- the LOC110380264 gene encoding possible lysine-specific histone demethylase 1 isoform X3: MFWLSVVLCAVAVRGNPTPATMPEAYDTIIIGMGAAGCTAASTLSKAGKRVLGLEAMDRVGGRVNTVPFGDGVVELGAEWIHGQFPSRVYDLAIQNNVSILPQDLDFDVYRSDGSSGDKQLLNELMTFSLGVVDDPPEVPEPLGQYITKRLMDYIKTNHPALLQDKDFIDNLLEFLDLVIDNYESSNSWNDVSTETRYAELDGHQHMSWHRNGYKTLFQILLNTYNNGPGYPTLDIKLKKEVSQISWPQDPNADVVVTCTDGTTYRAKNVIVTVSLGVLKERHSTLFRPQLPQQKVTTIEKLSIGVVGKVILEFENAWWDKTKWFPFIWKSDDKKRLSDDEKWVTNFSGVSPPMGNSKSLTLWSCGEVAKLVETLPEDVVKRKVMELVRRFMGKGKTIPEPIAMLRSSWFSNPYTRGSYTYDNILTPQYPNARATLAEPLLDSSGAPRVLFAGEATDNTHFSTVHGATDTGFREANRLLPTAKL; the protein is encoded by the exons CGCCACAATGCCGGAAGCCTATGACACCATCATCATAGGCATGGGGGCAGCTGGCTGCACGGCTGCTTCCACGCTCAGCAAGGCTGGCAAGCGAGTGCTGGGGTTAGAAGCCATGGACAGGGTCGGGGGCCGAGTTAACACTGTGCCTTTTGGGGACGGTGTTGTTGAGTTGGGGGCGGAGTG GATTCACGGCCAGTTCCCTTCCCGAGTCTACGACTTAGCGATCCAGAACAACGTGTCAATCCTCCCTCAAGACCTGGACTTCGACGTGTACCGCTCAGACGGCAGCTCCGGCGACAAACAGCTGCTGAACGAGCTCATGACCTTCAGCTTGGGGGTCGTGGATGACCCGCCTGAAGTGCCCGAACCGCTGGGGCAGTATATCACCAAGCG CCTAATGGACTACATAAAAACGAACCACCCAGCCCTCCTCCAAGACAAAGACTTCATAGACAACCTCCTAGAGTTCCTAGACCTAGTCATAGACAACTACGAGTCTTCCAACTCCTGGAACGATGTGTCTACGGAGACGAGGTATGCGGAGCTGGATGGACATCAGCACATGAGTTGGCATAGGAATGGATATAAGACGCTGTTTCAGATTTTGTTG AACACCTACAACAATGGACCAGGCTACCCTACCTTAGACATTAAGCTGAAGAAGGAAGTCTCCCAGATCTCCTGGCCCCAGGATCCCAACGCTGATGTAGTGGTAACATGTACTGATGGTACAACCTATAGAGCGAAGAATGTCATCGTTACCGTGTCTTTGGGAGTATTGAAGGAGAG ACACAGCACCCTCTTCAGACCACAATTACCTCAACAAAAGGTGACTACCATAGAGAAATTGTCTATAGGTGTCGTAGGCAAGGTCATACTTGAATTCGAAAACGCCTGGTGGGATAAGACAAAATGGTTTCCATTTATATGGAAAAGTGATGACAAAAAACGTTTGAGTGATGACGAAAAATGGGTGACGAATTTCAGTGGCGTTTCCCCCCCAATGGGGAATAGCAAGTCTTTAACTCTATGGTCTTGTGGGGAAGTCGCTAAATTG GTGGAAACCTTACCTGAAGATGTCGTAAAGAGGAAAGTAATGGAACTCGTGAGGAGGTTCATGGGCAAAGGCAAGACTATACCGGAGCCTATTGCTATGCTCAG GTCATCATGGTTCTCAAACCCTTACACCCGCGGCAGCTATACCTACGACAACATTTTGACTCCACAATACCCCAACGCTAGGGCTACTCTGGCCGAGCCCCTACTAGACAGCAGCGGAGCCCCACGCGTGTTATTCGCGGGCGAAGCCACCGACAACACACATTTCTCGACCGTTCACGGCGCTACGGACACGGGTTTCAGGGAAGCCAACAGGTTACTGCCGACGGCTAAATTGTAA
- the LOC110380264 gene encoding possible lysine-specific histone demethylase 1 isoform X5, which translates to MFWLSVVLCAVAVRGNPTPATMPEAYDTIIIGMGAAGCTAASTLSKAGKRVLGLEAMDRVGGRVNTVPFGDGVVELGAEWIHGQFPSRVYDLAIQNNVSILPQDLDFDVYRSDGSSGDKQLLNELMTFSLGVVDDPPEVPEPLGQYITKRLMDYIKTNHPALLQDKDFIDNLLEFLDLVIDNYESSNSWNDVSTETRYAELDGHQHMSWHRNGYKTLFQILLNTYNNGPGYPTLDIKLKKEVSQISWPQDPNADVVVTCTDGTTYRAKNVIVTVSLGVLKERHHNLFSPSLPQEKITVIDKMSMGVEAKVVLLFDSHWFSNASWFLYLWQGRDKSGVTKEDYWTTRLNEISTPKGTDYALTFWINGDIAKLVETLPEDVVKRKVMELVRRFMGKGKTIPEPIAMLRSSWFSNPYTRGSYTYDNILTPQYPNARATLAEPLLDSSGAPRVLFAGEATDNTHFSTVHGATDTGFREANRLLPTAKL; encoded by the exons CGCCACAATGCCGGAAGCCTATGACACCATCATCATAGGCATGGGGGCAGCTGGCTGCACGGCTGCTTCCACGCTCAGCAAGGCTGGCAAGCGAGTGCTGGGGTTAGAAGCCATGGACAGGGTCGGGGGCCGAGTTAACACTGTGCCTTTTGGGGACGGTGTTGTTGAGTTGGGGGCGGAGTG GATTCACGGCCAGTTCCCTTCCCGAGTCTACGACTTAGCGATCCAGAACAACGTGTCAATCCTCCCTCAAGACCTGGACTTCGACGTGTACCGCTCAGACGGCAGCTCCGGCGACAAACAGCTGCTGAACGAGCTCATGACCTTCAGCTTGGGGGTCGTGGATGACCCGCCTGAAGTGCCCGAACCGCTGGGGCAGTATATCACCAAGCG CCTAATGGACTACATAAAAACGAACCACCCAGCCCTCCTCCAAGACAAAGACTTCATAGACAACCTCCTAGAGTTCCTAGACCTAGTCATAGACAACTACGAGTCTTCCAACTCCTGGAACGATGTGTCTACGGAGACGAGGTATGCGGAGCTGGATGGACATCAGCACATGAGTTGGCATAGGAATGGATATAAGACGCTGTTTCAGATTTTGTTG AACACCTACAACAATGGACCAGGCTACCCTACCTTAGACATTAAGCTGAAGAAGGAAGTCTCCCAGATCTCCTGGCCCCAGGATCCCAACGCTGATGTAGTGGTAACATGTACTGATGGTACAACCTATAGAGCGAAGAATGTCATCGTTACCGTGTCTTTGGGAGTATTGAAGGAGAG ACACCACAATCTATTTTCTCCATCACTACCTCAAGAAAAAATCACAGTCATAGACAAAATGTCTATGGGCGTCGAAGCGAAAGTCGTCCTTCTATTTGACAGCCATTGGTTTTCCAACGCCTCTTGGTTCCTTTATCTATGGCAAGGCAGAGACAAGAGCGGTGTTACCAAGGAGGATTATTGGACAACAAGGCTAAATGAAATTAGTACTCCTAAGGGCACAGATTATGCTTTAACTTTTTGGATAAATGGCGATATCGCTAAATTG GTGGAAACCTTACCTGAAGATGTCGTAAAGAGGAAAGTAATGGAACTCGTGAGGAGGTTCATGGGCAAAGGCAAGACTATACCGGAGCCTATTGCTATGCTCAG GTCATCATGGTTCTCAAACCCTTACACCCGCGGCAGCTATACCTACGACAACATTTTGACTCCACAATACCCCAACGCTAGGGCTACTCTGGCCGAGCCCCTACTAGACAGCAGCGGAGCCCCACGCGTGTTATTCGCGGGCGAAGCCACCGACAACACACATTTCTCGACCGTTCACGGCGCTACGGACACGGGTTTCAGGGAAGCCAACAGGTTACTGCCGACGGCTAAATTGTAA
- the LOC110380264 gene encoding possible lysine-specific histone demethylase 1 isoform X2 has product MFWLSVVLCAVAVRGNPTPATMPEAYDTIIIGMGAAGCTAASTLSKAGKRVLGLEAMDRVGGRVNTVPFGDGVVELGAEWIHGQFPSRVYDLAIQNNVSILPQDLDFDVYRSDGSSGDKQLLNELMTFSLGVVDDPPEVPEPLGQYITKRLMDYIKTNHPALLQDKDFIDNLLEFLDLVIDNYESSNSWNDVSTETRYAELDGHQHMSWHRNGYKTLFQILLNTYNNGPGYPTLDIKLKKEVSQISWPQDPNADVVVTCTDGTTYRAKNVIVTVSLGVLKERHATLFTPGLPQAKITAIDKGLTLGLIGKIILRFPEKFWEEGKQNFYLFWDKKDKEAMGDDWGRQLVQVSFPMGASNVMTVWTKGDVAKLVETLPEDVVKRKVMELVRRFMGKGKTIPEPIAMLRSSWFSNPYTRGSYTYDNILTPQYPNARATLAEPLLDSSGAPRVLFAGEATDNTHFSTVHGATDTGFREANRLLPTAKL; this is encoded by the exons CGCCACAATGCCGGAAGCCTATGACACCATCATCATAGGCATGGGGGCAGCTGGCTGCACGGCTGCTTCCACGCTCAGCAAGGCTGGCAAGCGAGTGCTGGGGTTAGAAGCCATGGACAGGGTCGGGGGCCGAGTTAACACTGTGCCTTTTGGGGACGGTGTTGTTGAGTTGGGGGCGGAGTG GATTCACGGCCAGTTCCCTTCCCGAGTCTACGACTTAGCGATCCAGAACAACGTGTCAATCCTCCCTCAAGACCTGGACTTCGACGTGTACCGCTCAGACGGCAGCTCCGGCGACAAACAGCTGCTGAACGAGCTCATGACCTTCAGCTTGGGGGTCGTGGATGACCCGCCTGAAGTGCCCGAACCGCTGGGGCAGTATATCACCAAGCG CCTAATGGACTACATAAAAACGAACCACCCAGCCCTCCTCCAAGACAAAGACTTCATAGACAACCTCCTAGAGTTCCTAGACCTAGTCATAGACAACTACGAGTCTTCCAACTCCTGGAACGATGTGTCTACGGAGACGAGGTATGCGGAGCTGGATGGACATCAGCACATGAGTTGGCATAGGAATGGATATAAGACGCTGTTTCAGATTTTGTTG AACACCTACAACAATGGACCAGGCTACCCTACCTTAGACATTAAGCTGAAGAAGGAAGTCTCCCAGATCTCCTGGCCCCAGGATCCCAACGCTGATGTAGTGGTAACATGTACTGATGGTACAACCTATAGAGCGAAGAATGTCATCGTTACCGTGTCTTTGGGAGTATTGAAGGAGAG acaCGCAACACTATTTACGCCAGGGTTGCCACAAGCAAAAATAACGGCCATAGACAAAGGTTTAACACTCGGTTTGATAGGCAAAATTATACTACGATTCCCCGAGAAATTTTGGGAGGAGGgcaaacaaaacttttatttgttttgggaTAAGAAGGATAAGGAAGCAATGGGGGATGATTGGGGGAGACAGTTGGTTCAGGTTTCGTTCCCTATGGGGGCCAGTAATGTCATGACTGTATGGACTAAAGGCGATGTAGCTAAATTG GTGGAAACCTTACCTGAAGATGTCGTAAAGAGGAAAGTAATGGAACTCGTGAGGAGGTTCATGGGCAAAGGCAAGACTATACCGGAGCCTATTGCTATGCTCAG GTCATCATGGTTCTCAAACCCTTACACCCGCGGCAGCTATACCTACGACAACATTTTGACTCCACAATACCCCAACGCTAGGGCTACTCTGGCCGAGCCCCTACTAGACAGCAGCGGAGCCCCACGCGTGTTATTCGCGGGCGAAGCCACCGACAACACACATTTCTCGACCGTTCACGGCGCTACGGACACGGGTTTCAGGGAAGCCAACAGGTTACTGCCGACGGCTAAATTGTAA